A genomic region of Ficedula albicollis isolate OC2 chromosome 12, FicAlb1.5, whole genome shotgun sequence contains the following coding sequences:
- the BAP1 gene encoding ubiquitin carboxyl-terminal hydrolase BAP1, with protein MEKQISFLLSSARSNLLVLFFSGLFTLLVEDFGVKGVQVEEIYDLQSKCQGPVYGFIFLFKWIEERRSRRKVSTLVDETSVIDDDIVNNMFFAHQLIPNSCATHALLSVLLNCNNVDLGPTLSRMKDFTKGFSPESKGYAIGNAPELAKAHNSHARPEPRHLPEKQNGISAVRTMEAFHFVSYVPIKGRLFELDGLKVYPIDHGPWADDEEWTDKARRVIMERIGLATAGEPYHDIRFNLMAVVPDRRMKYESKLHILKMNRQTVLEALQQLIRVTQPELIQTQKSQESQPAEEAKPASSKTVTPESTHADGTDEPTSQGHPTATQSPPSKSKPVPKATASGINGAPPANPNPIVQRLPAFLDNHNYAKSPMQEEEDLAAGVGRNRVPVRQHQQYSDDEDDYDDDDEEEVRNTNSAIRYKRKGQVKQEHVAGAADGQLSVLQPNTINVLAEKLKESQKDLSIPLSIKTSGGGAAVAVVTHSQPSPTPSNESTDTASEIGSAFNSPLRSPIRSANPTRPSSPVTSHISKVLFGEEDGLLRVDCMRYNRAVRDLGPIVSSGLLHLTEDGVFCPLAAVDGKNSPSSIKPSEEVPVAIKLEEKEGSEASDSKEKVGLGRTSDHPGGEKYSPKELLALLKCVEAEIANYEACLKEEVEKRKKFKIDDQRRTHNYDEFICTFISMLAQEGMLASLVEQNISVRRRQGVSIGRLHKQRKPDRRKRSRPYKAKRQ; from the exons ATGGAGAAA CagatttcctttctgctctctTCAGCCAGAAGTAACctgttggttttgttcttttcaggCCTTTTCACACTCCTGGTTGAAGATTTTG GGGTCAAGGGAGTGCAGGTTGAGGAGATTTATGATCTGCAGAGCAAATGCCAAGG ccccGTGTATGGGTTCATCTTCCTGTTCAAGTGGATTGAGGAGCGCCGGTCCCGCCGCAAGGTCTCCACGCTGGTGGATGAGACGTCGGTGATCGATGATGACATCGTCAATAACATGTTCTTTGCTCACCAG CTGATCCCCAATTCCTGTGCCACCCATGCCCTGCTGAGTGTCCTCCTGAACTGCAACAATGTTGACCTGGGTCCCACATTGAGCCGCATGAAGGATTTCACCAAAGGCTTTAGCCCTGAG AGCAAAGGCTATGCCATCGGCAACGCCCCGGAGCTGGCCAAGGCCCACAACAGCCATGCCAG GCCAGAGCCACGGCACCTGCCAGAGAAGCAGAACGGCATCAGCGCAGTGCGGACCATGGAGGCTTTTCACTTTGTCAGCTATGTCCCCATCAAGGGACGACTCTTTGAGCTGGATGGCCTGAAGGTCTATCCCATTGACCACG GGCCATGGGCAGATGACGAGGAATGGACAGACAAAGCCAGGAGAGTGATCATGGAGCGCATTGGCCTGGCCACTGCAGG ggaGCCATACCACGACATCCGCTTCAACCTGATGGCCGTGGTGCCCGACCGGAGGATGAAGTACGAGTCCAAACTGCACATACTGAAGATGAACCGCCAGACTGTGCTGGAGGCCTTGCAGCAG CTTATCCGAGTGACTCAGCCTGAGCTGATCCAGACCCAGAAGTCTCAGGAGTCTCAGCCTGCTGAAGAGGCAAagccagccagcagcaagaCCGTGACTCCAGAGAGCACTCATGCAG ATGGCACTGATGAACCCACCAGCCAGGGCCACCCCACAGCCACGCAGAGCCCACCCAGCAAATCCAAACCAGTGCCAAAGGCAACAGCAAGCGGCATCAACGGGGCCCCTCCAGCAAACCCCAACCCCATTGTGCAGAGACTGCCAGCCTTCCTGGATAACCACAACTATGCCAAGTCCCCCATGCAG GAAGAGGAAGACCTTGCAGCAGGAGTAGGTCGCAACCGGGTCCCAGTCCGACAGCACCAGCAGTACTCGGATGATGAGGATGactatgatgatgatgatgaggaggaagTTCGTAACACCAACTCAGCCATCAG GTACAAGAGGAAAGGGCAAGTGAAGCAAGAGCACGTGGCAGGGGCCGCAGATGGCCAgctctctgtcctgcagcccaACACCATCAATGTCCTGGCTGAGAAGCTGAAGGAATCTCAGAAGGATCTTTCCATTCCCCTGTCCATCAAGACGAGCGGCGGGGGAGCCGCCGTGGCAGTGGTCACCCACTCGCAGCCCTCCCCCACGCCCAGCAACGAGAGCACCGACACCGCCTCCGAGATCGGCAGCGCCTTCAACTCCCCGCTGCGCTCCCCCATCCGCTCGGCCAACCCCACGCGCCCCTCCAGCCCCGTCACCTCCCACATCTCCAAGGTGCTCTTCGGGGAGGAGGACGGGCTGCTGCGCGTCGACTGCATGCGCTACAACCGGGCCGTCAGGGACCTGGGGCCCATTGTCAGCTCCGGCCTGCTGCACCTCACCGAGGACGGCGTCTTCTGCCCGCTGGCTGCTGTAG ATGGGAAAAACTCCCCCTCTTCCATCAAACCCAGTGAAGAGGTCCCGGTTGCGATCAaactggaggagaaggagggcaGTGAGGCCAGTGACAGCAAAGAGAAGGTGGGACTTGGCAGGACCAGTGATCACCCTGGGGGGGAAAAGTATTCTCCCAAG GAGCTGCTGGCGCTGCTCAAGTGTGTGGAAGCAGAGATTGCAAACTACGAGGCCTGCCTGAAGGAGGAGgtagagaagaggaagaaattcaAG ATTGATGACCAGAGGAGAACCCACAACTACGACGAGTTCATCTGTACTTTCATATCCATGCTGGCCCAGGAAG gcatGCTGGCCAGCCTGGTGGAGCAGAACATCTCGGTGCGCAGGCGGCAGGGAGTCAGCATCGGCCGCCTGCACAAGCAGAGGAAGCCGGACCGCCGGAAACGCTCCCGCCCCTACAAAGCCAAGCGCCAGTAG
- the SEMA3G gene encoding semaphorin-3G, with the protein MCTFIYVGHRGEHTFSLDPARVETGRGRCPHEPSRAFASTVIGGELYSGLTADFLGRDAGVFRSMGTRSALRTEVDQRLLNDPKFVAAHLIPDNDDWDNDKAYFFFTEKVVEADSKEHAIFSRVGRVCVNDAGGQRVLVNKWSTFNKARLVCSVPGPGGIDTYFDELEDVFLLRTKDGKSPEIYALFSTVSHVFQGSAVCVYRMADIREVFNGPFAHRESPQHRWGAYEGRVPYPRPGVCPSKTTNQPRQQYSSTKDFPDEVLHFARAHPLMYKAVHPRHRRPLLVKTDLPHRLRQLVVDRVEAEDGHHDILFLGTDAGSVLKVVVTQKTSSAMTEEVILEELQVFKMPVSITQMEISVKRQTLYVGSSLAMAQVRLHQCESYGTACAECCLARDPYCAWDGTACTHYQPSGKRRHRRQDARHSNPVHPCLENLTVDDFESVEEKVLYGAEENSTFLECVPRSPQASVQWFVQRPPDEQRDEVKTDERILQTEHGLLFRKLHRHDAGIYYCKTLEHGFTQTVARISLEVIASEQLAHTFPRGRGDGLPHLLCPKPRLAPQAPKTWFKDIMHLISSQNLRQVEEYCAHLWCSSRSHHRKSKLAQAKLVLAGVDVAKKGRTAKAHSERNRVPRQAPAT; encoded by the exons ATGTGCACCTTCATCTACGTGGGGCACCGTGGCGAG cacacctTCAGCTTGGACCCTGCCCGCGTGGAGACCGGCCGGGGCAGGTGCCCGCACGAGCCCAGCCGTGCTTTTGCCAGCACTGTCATCG GTGGGGAGCTGTACAGCGGCCTCACGGCAGATTTCCTGGGACGCGATGCCGGTGTTTTCCGCAGCATGGGGACCCGCTCCGCCCTGCGCACAGAGGTGGATCAGCGCCTACTCAACG ATCCCAAATTTGTGGCAGCCCACTTGATCCCAGACAACGATGACTGGGACAATGACAAAGCCTATTTCTTCTTCACGGAGAAGGTGGTGGAGGCAGACAGCAAGGAGCACGCCATTTTCAGCCGTGTGGGGCGTGTCTGCGTG aatGACGCTGGTGGTCAGAGGGTGCTGGTCAACAAGTGGAGTACCTTCAACAAGGCCCGGCTGGTGTGCTCTGTCCCTGGCCCTGGTGGCATTGACACCTACTTTGATGAGCTGG AGGATGTCTTCTTGCTGAGGACAAAGGATGGGAAGAGTCCAGAGATCTATGCCCTTTTCAGCACTGTCAG CCACGttttccagggctctgctgtctgtgtgtACCGCATGGCTGACATCCGGGAGGTCTTCAATGGGCCCTTCGCTCACCGGGAGAGCCCCCAACACCGGTGGGGTGCCTACGAGGGCAGGGTGCCCTACCCACGGCCGGGCGTG tgtcccagcaAGACCACCAACCAGCCCCGGCAGCAGTACAGCAGCACCAAGGACTTCCCCGACGAGGTGCTGCACTTCGCCCGCGCTCACCCCCTGATGTACAAGGCCGTGCACCCCCGGCACCGCCGGCCCCTCCTCGTGAAGACCGACCTGCCCCACCGGCTGCGTCAGCTCGTGGTGGACAGGGTGGAGGCCGAGGACGGCCACCACGACATCCTCTTCCTCGgcacag atgctggctctgtgctgaaGGTGGTGGTCACACAGAAGACGAGCTCAGCCATGACTGAAGAAGTCATCTTGGAGGAGCTGCAAGTTTTTAAG ATGCCTGTGTCCATCACGCAGATGGAGATCTCTGTCAAGCGT CAAACGCTCTATGTGGGCTCCAGCCTAGCGATGGCCCAGGTACGGCTGCACCAGTGTGAGTCCTATGGCACTGCTTGTGCCGAGTGCTGCCTGGCCAGGGATCCCTACTGTGCCTGGGATGGCACTGCCTGCACCCACTACCAGCCCTCCGGCAAGCGCCGCCATCGCCGCCAGGACGCCCGCCACAGCAACCCTGTACACCCGTGTCTGGAGAACCTGACTG TGGACGATTTTGAGAGCGTTGAGGAGAAGGTGCTTTATGGGGCAGAGGAGAACAGCACCTTCCTGGAGTGCGTGCCCCGGTCTCCACAGGCCAGCGTGCAGTGGTTTGTCCAGAGGCCCCCCGATGAGCAGCGGGATGAG GTAAAGACAGATGAGCGGATCCTGCAGACGGAGCACGGGCTGCTTTTCCGCAAGCTGCACCGGCACGACGCCGGCATCTACTACTGCAAAACGCTGGAGCACGGCTTCACCCAGACGGTGGCCAGGATCAGCCTGGAGGTGATCGCCAGCGAGCAGCTGGCACACACCTTCCCCCGGGGCCGAGGCGACGGGCTCCCACACCTGCTCTGCCCCAAGCCCCGGCTGGCGCCGCAGGCTCCCAAAACCTGGTTCAAGGACATCATGCACCTCATCAGCTCCCAAAACCTGCGGCAGGTGGAGGAGTACTGCGCCCACCTCTGGTGTAGCAGCCGTTCTCACCACCGCAAGAGCAAACTGGCCCAGGCCAAGCTGGTGCTGGCTGGTGTGGATGTGGCCAAGAAGGGACGGACGGCCAAAGCCCACAGCGAGAGGAACCGTGTGCCCCGGCAAGCACCGGCCACTTAA